The DNA sequence ATTATCGAAACATACGGGGGGTTTTTCGAGATTCATGTCTCAACGCCGGTAGAGGTCTGTGAAAAGAGAGACCGCAAGGGGATGTACGCCAAGGCCCGGGCAGGGCTCATCAAAGGGTTTACCGGTGTGGACGATCCTTATGAGATTCCGGAAGCTCCTGAACTGAGAATCAACACTGCCGATCTGACGCCCGATGAGGCTGCCCAGGAGACTCTGCTGTTGCTGGGACAAAGAGGATACATTTAGTTTCCACCCATAAATGGCTCTTTTCCCGATTAAGGAATTAACCATTTAACCAAGCAAGACAATGAATTTGAAGGATAATCTATTGACGGCATTGTCGGCTGCAAACAGGGCCGGCAGCGCGATTCTCGAAATTTATGATAAACATTTCGAGATCCGGTACAAAGAAGACCGTTCTCCGCTTACTCTGGCTGACAGGCGCTCCCATGAAATCATCATTCAACACTTAGAGCAACAGACCGACAATCCATTGCCGATTCTAAGTGAAGAAGGCAAGGACATTCCCTTTGAACACAGAAAATCATGGGACTATTTCTGGCTGGTCGATCCTCTTGACGGAACCAAGGAGTTTATCAAAAGAAACGGTGAGTTTACCGTAAATCTGGCGCTGATACATAAAAACCGTCCGGTTTTAGGGGTTGTTTACATTCCGGTCAGGGACGTTTATTATTTTGCCGCAGAGGGCCTGGGTGCTTATCGTCTCAATGGCGAAACTGGGATTGATTTGAACGCAGAGAGGTTGCCGGAGCGTGAAAAAACCACATTGTTAAACACAGTTATAGCCCGTTCCGCCCGTTTGCCCATTGATTCTGAAACCTCTGAATCTGCCGACCATTCAACCATTCAACCATTCAACCATTCGACCAAAACCAAACCATTAACCATCGTCGGCAGCCGTTCGCATGCCACCAGGGAACTTGAAGAATTTGTGGAAGCGATGCGAAAGAAGTACCAACAGGTGGAATTCATCGCGGCCGGCAGTTCGTTAAAGCTGTGCCTGGTCGCCGAGGGTAGGGCGGACATCTATCCCAGGCTGGGGCCTACCATGGAATGGGATACGGCCGCGGGGCAGGCCGTCGTAGAGCAGGCCGAAGGGAGCGTATTGGATGCCGGAACGGACGAGCCTCTCAGATACAATAAGGAAAACCTTCTAAATCCGTGGTTTATTGTCAGAAGAAAATTCTTCGATTGATCTGCCCAAAAATACCGTGACGATGAGGACAGATAAACTATGAAAACAGTGCTTGTTACCGGTGGCGCCGGCTATATTGGTTCGCACATGGTAAAAGAATTACACCGGAAGAATTATAACACCATTGTTCTTGACAATCTTGATTACGGACACAGAGAAGCCGTTAACACAGGGATTTTTATCCAGGGAGATCTTGGCAATAAAGGCTTGATGGAAACTATTTTTAAAACACACCCCATTGATGCTGTCATGCATTTTTCAGCATATGCCTATGTAGGGGAATCGGTTCTGAATCCTCGCAAATACTACCAAAACAATGTCGCCAATACCTTAAATCTTTTAGATGCAATGCTAAATTTCAATGTAAAGAAATTTATCTTTTCTTCCTCATGCGCGACTTATGGTGAGCCCATTCATATTCCCATAACAGAGGACCATCCCCAGAAGCCGATCAACCCTTACGGTTACACCAAGTTCATGGTTGAACAAATATTGCGAGATTATAGTACAGCTTATCATTTACATTATGTTTCTTTGAGATATTTTAATGCCGCCGGAGCAGATCCGGACGGTGAAATCGGCGAAGACCATGATCCGGAGACGCATCTTATCCCTCTGACATTGCGGGCGGCCGCAGAGGCATCAGGGCTAAAAAAAACCAAATCCGGGGAACCGGTTGTGTTAAAGGTCTTTGGAAACGACTACCAGACCAAAGATGGGACCTGTATCAGAGATTATATCCATGTCGTGGATTTGGCATCAGCGCATATCCTGGCGCTTGAAAGGATGATGGCTGGCGGTAAAAGTGATGTATTTAACCTTGGAAACGGCGAAGGTTATTCTGTCAAAGAGGTGATCGACACAGCCAGTGAAGTTAGCGGCATTGATATCCCTTTTGAGTATGTGGATAGAAGGCAGGGAGATCCGGCTGCACTGGTAGGAAGCAGTGCTAAAGCCAAAGAAAAACTTGGCTGGAAACCCAGGTACGCAACACTTTCACAAATTGTTGAAACCGCCTGGAACTGGCATA is a window from the Candidatus Desulfatibia profunda genome containing:
- the galE gene encoding UDP-glucose 4-epimerase GalE; this translates as MKTVLVTGGAGYIGSHMVKELHRKNYNTIVLDNLDYGHREAVNTGIFIQGDLGNKGLMETIFKTHPIDAVMHFSAYAYVGESVLNPRKYYQNNVANTLNLLDAMLNFNVKKFIFSSSCATYGEPIHIPITEDHPQKPINPYGYTKFMVEQILRDYSTAYHLHYVSLRYFNAAGADPDGEIGEDHDPETHLIPLTLRAAAEASGLKKTKSGEPVVLKVFGNDYQTKDGTCIRDYIHVVDLASAHILALERMMAGGKSDVFNLGNGEGYSVKEVIDTASEVSGIDIPFEYVDRRQGDPAALVGSSAKAKEKLGWKPRYATLSQIVETAWNWHKKHPEGFKSRKTY
- a CDS encoding 3'(2'),5'-bisphosphate nucleotidase CysQ, with protein sequence MNLKDNLLTALSAANRAGSAILEIYDKHFEIRYKEDRSPLTLADRRSHEIIIQHLEQQTDNPLPILSEEGKDIPFEHRKSWDYFWLVDPLDGTKEFIKRNGEFTVNLALIHKNRPVLGVVYIPVRDVYYFAAEGLGAYRLNGETGIDLNAERLPEREKTTLLNTVIARSARLPIDSETSESADHSTIQPFNHSTKTKPLTIVGSRSHATRELEEFVEAMRKKYQQVEFIAAGSSLKLCLVAEGRADIYPRLGPTMEWDTAAGQAVVEQAEGSVLDAGTDEPLRYNKENLLNPWFIVRRKFFD